One region of Paenibacillus polymyxa M1 genomic DNA includes:
- a CDS encoding winged helix-turn-helix domain-containing protein encodes MKQKFIAISSFGKIRHFFEALSTPENVQIIFYNSLNEALPWIDEQCIGVALNQDHLTLEDLSYWHTIKEKCSVPFIFLSYHRDDQRQLDLLKQLFSIASSEYQIQREHEAISLSPNVIFDPAGKVIWKQGHEYMLTMMEFRLLMYLLTAKECASTIDHIIDRVWGVDAYTTSNTVYVHIRKLREKIEDDPSHPKILVTCHGIGYRLNIFPKNLEVASCEETTALH; translated from the coding sequence ATGAAACAAAAATTTATCGCTATATCATCTTTTGGGAAAATTAGACACTTTTTTGAGGCGTTAAGTACTCCGGAAAACGTCCAAATAATTTTTTATAATTCGCTTAATGAGGCTTTACCGTGGATTGATGAGCAGTGCATCGGTGTCGCTTTGAACCAAGATCATTTAACGCTAGAGGATTTATCTTACTGGCATACTATCAAAGAAAAATGTTCGGTTCCATTTATCTTCCTGTCCTATCATCGTGATGACCAGAGGCAATTGGATCTCCTGAAACAGTTGTTTTCAATCGCTTCATCTGAATATCAAATCCAGCGAGAGCATGAGGCTATTAGTCTATCTCCCAACGTTATTTTTGATCCTGCTGGAAAAGTCATTTGGAAGCAAGGGCATGAGTATATGCTGACGATGATGGAATTTCGATTATTGATGTATCTCCTTACAGCGAAAGAGTGTGCATCCACGATTGATCACATTATAGACAGAGTATGGGGAGTTGATGCTTATACTACATCTAATACGGTGTATGTGCATATCCGAAAATTAAGAGAGAAAATAGAAGATGATCCAAGTCATCCGAAAATATTGGTAACATGCCATGGAATCGGTTACAGGTTGAATATATTTCCTAAAAACTTGGAGGTGGCCAGTTGTGAAGAGACAACTGCATTACACTGA